A stretch of Aeromicrobium tamlense DNA encodes these proteins:
- a CDS encoding ATP-dependent helicase, with protein MSFGPATQTWFDESFTAPTSAQTGAWNAIENGRHTLVVAPTGSGKTLAAFLSAIDRLLHRDPEAEPRGTSVLYISPLKALAVDVERNLRSPLVGISGVAARLGHELAPVSVGVRTGDTPPAERRRLQSHPPDVLITTPESLFLVLTSAAREMLAGVHTVIVDEVHAVAGTKRGAHLAVSLERLDDLLDSPAQRIGLSATVSPHDEVARFLGGRAPVEVVAPDAPSRLELSVRVPVEDLTEMPPRHEGPREGSAARGLDESRPQEAGGTIWPHVEEAIVDAIESARTTIVFANSRGVAERLTQRLNEVWVERTTGERPQPDTRNPAQMGGLSGVSSGVEPVLARAHHGSVSKEQRALIEDDLKSGRLRCVVATSSLELGIDMGAVDLVIQVSAPPSVASGLQRVGRAGHQVGEVSRGLVFPTGRHDLLSTTVTVERMLAGRIERLAVPANPLDILAQQTIAACALEPIDVEAWFETLRRSAPFATLPHAAFEATLDLVAGRYPSDEFAELRPRAVWDRHAGTLTGRPGAQRLAVTSGGTIPDRGMFSVVLAGEEGTAGRRVGELDEEMVYESRINDVIALGATSWRIMEITADRVIVTPAFGLPARLPFWRGDAMGRPYELGEAMGAFLRELSAMSPAKQRRRVEEVGLDAYAVGNLSALVADQYEATRQLPTDTTLVVERFRDEVGDWRLVLLSPYGRAVHAPWALVVGRRIEQRYGVDGAVVASDDGIVARVPDVSGEPPGAELFDLEDPDDLEPQVTELVGGSALFAARFRECAARALLLPRRNPGARAPLWQQRRRASMLLDVTRKYPDFPILLETAREVLQDVYDLPALVTLARRIRSREVALVEVGTDNASPFAQRLLFGYVGAFLYDGDLPLAERRAAALTLDPELLGQLLGRADLRELLDPEVVAQTEAELQRLVPERHAKDLEGVADLLRLLGPLSVEEVAERTREDVRLQAGGWLKELRESRRAIEVQVGGQARWAAIEDAGRLREALGTALPLGVAEAHLATGADPLGELVARYARTHGPFTGEHVSQRLALGRAVVRDALQRLSESGRVTRGEFLPVASGEAEWVDTEVLRRLRNRSLAAARKQVEPVDSAAFARFLPAWQHVGSRLRGVDGVLTVVEQLAGAALPASAWESLVLPSRISDYSPAMLDELTTAGEVTWTGAGTLPGRDGWIRLLPGDTAGPATAELVEAGSDTPAGRLLEVLGDSGAWLFGELADRVEGEREGLVEALWELVWSGQVSNDTFAPVRSLVAGGGSHRTKRQAPRARMVGGRMRAPRAVVPPIASGRWFSVPLGGQTTAEHIARAETLLHRYGVVTRGSVQAEQTPGGFAAAYRVLREMEQNGTALRGYFVDSLGAAQFAAPGVVDRLRSFVRDADEPADSPAVTLAATDPANPFGAALPWPDRGGDGHRPARKAGSLVVIHDGRPVIYLERGGKSALTFSDEPVALAAAAESLVQTVRRGRLGRVTVQTADGEPVASTPLGEALAAAGFEAHLKGLRLDA; from the coding sequence ATGTCCTTCGGCCCCGCGACCCAGACGTGGTTCGACGAGTCGTTCACCGCACCCACCAGCGCGCAGACCGGCGCGTGGAACGCGATCGAGAACGGCCGCCACACGCTCGTCGTCGCGCCCACGGGCTCGGGCAAGACCCTCGCGGCGTTCCTGTCGGCGATCGACCGGCTGCTGCACCGCGACCCCGAGGCCGAGCCGCGGGGCACCTCGGTCCTCTACATCTCGCCGCTCAAGGCGCTCGCGGTCGACGTCGAGCGCAACCTGCGCTCGCCGCTCGTGGGCATCTCCGGGGTGGCGGCGCGGCTGGGTCACGAGCTCGCGCCGGTGTCCGTGGGCGTGCGCACGGGCGACACGCCCCCGGCCGAGCGGCGACGGCTCCAGTCGCACCCGCCCGACGTCCTCATCACCACGCCCGAGTCCTTGTTCCTGGTCCTCACCTCCGCGGCACGCGAGATGCTCGCCGGCGTCCACACCGTGATCGTCGACGAGGTCCACGCGGTCGCGGGCACCAAGCGCGGCGCCCACCTGGCGGTGTCGCTCGAGCGGCTCGACGACCTGCTCGACTCCCCCGCCCAGCGCATCGGCCTGTCGGCCACGGTCAGCCCGCACGACGAGGTCGCGCGGTTCCTCGGCGGGCGCGCGCCGGTCGAGGTCGTCGCGCCCGACGCGCCCTCGCGGCTCGAGCTCTCGGTGCGGGTGCCGGTCGAGGACCTCACCGAGATGCCGCCGCGGCACGAGGGCCCGCGTGAGGGCAGCGCCGCCCGCGGCCTCGACGAGTCCCGCCCCCAGGAGGCGGGCGGCACGATCTGGCCCCACGTCGAGGAGGCGATCGTCGACGCGATCGAGTCGGCGCGCACCACGATCGTGTTCGCCAACAGTCGCGGCGTGGCCGAGCGGCTCACCCAGCGGCTCAACGAGGTCTGGGTCGAGCGCACCACGGGCGAGCGTCCCCAGCCCGACACCCGCAACCCCGCGCAGATGGGTGGACTCTCGGGGGTCTCCTCGGGGGTCGAGCCGGTGCTGGCGCGCGCCCATCACGGCTCGGTCAGCAAGGAGCAGCGGGCGCTCATCGAGGACGACCTCAAGTCCGGCCGGCTGCGCTGCGTCGTGGCCACCTCCAGCCTCGAGCTCGGCATCGACATGGGTGCGGTCGACCTCGTCATCCAGGTCTCGGCGCCGCCGTCGGTCGCCTCGGGCCTGCAGCGCGTGGGTCGCGCCGGGCACCAGGTCGGCGAGGTCTCGCGCGGGCTCGTGTTCCCCACGGGACGGCACGACCTGCTGTCCACCACGGTCACGGTCGAGCGGATGCTGGCGGGGCGGATCGAGCGCCTCGCGGTGCCGGCCAATCCGCTCGACATCCTCGCCCAGCAGACCATCGCGGCGTGCGCCCTCGAGCCGATCGACGTCGAGGCGTGGTTCGAGACCCTGCGCCGCTCGGCGCCCTTCGCCACGCTGCCGCACGCCGCCTTCGAGGCCACGCTCGACCTCGTCGCCGGGCGCTACCCGTCCGACGAGTTCGCCGAGCTGCGCCCGCGCGCCGTGTGGGACCGTCACGCCGGCACCCTCACCGGGCGGCCGGGCGCCCAGCGCCTGGCAGTCACGAGCGGCGGCACGATCCCCGACCGCGGCATGTTCTCGGTGGTGCTGGCGGGCGAGGAGGGCACGGCCGGGCGCCGCGTCGGCGAGCTCGACGAGGAGATGGTCTACGAGTCGCGCATCAACGACGTGATCGCCCTCGGCGCCACCAGCTGGCGGATCATGGAGATCACCGCCGACCGGGTCATCGTCACGCCCGCGTTCGGCCTGCCCGCGCGGCTGCCGTTCTGGCGCGGCGACGCGATGGGGCGTCCCTACGAGCTCGGCGAGGCGATGGGCGCGTTCCTGCGCGAGCTGAGCGCGATGTCGCCGGCGAAGCAGCGCCGGCGGGTCGAGGAGGTCGGCCTCGACGCCTACGCCGTGGGCAACCTGTCCGCCCTCGTCGCCGACCAGTACGAGGCCACGCGCCAGCTGCCCACCGACACCACGCTCGTCGTCGAGCGGTTCCGCGACGAGGTCGGCGACTGGCGGCTCGTGCTGCTCTCGCCGTACGGCCGTGCCGTGCACGCGCCGTGGGCGCTCGTCGTGGGCCGCCGGATCGAGCAGCGCTACGGCGTCGACGGCGCGGTCGTGGCCTCCGACGACGGCATCGTCGCGCGCGTCCCCGACGTCAGTGGCGAGCCGCCGGGTGCCGAGCTGTTCGACCTCGAGGACCCCGACGACCTCGAGCCCCAGGTCACCGAGCTCGTCGGCGGCTCGGCGCTGTTCGCGGCGCGCTTCCGCGAGTGCGCGGCGCGGGCGCTGCTGCTGCCGCGGCGGAATCCCGGCGCCCGCGCGCCCCTGTGGCAGCAGCGCCGGCGCGCCTCCATGCTGCTCGACGTCACGCGCAAGTACCCCGACTTCCCGATTTTGCTCGAGACCGCGCGCGAGGTGCTCCAGGACGTCTACGACCTGCCCGCGCTGGTCACGCTCGCCCGGCGGATCCGCTCGCGCGAGGTCGCCCTGGTCGAGGTCGGCACCGACAACGCCTCGCCGTTCGCCCAGCGGCTGCTGTTCGGCTACGTCGGCGCGTTCCTCTACGACGGCGACCTGCCCCTGGCCGAGCGGCGCGCGGCCGCGCTCACGCTCGACCCCGAGCTGCTGGGTCAGCTGCTGGGGCGGGCCGACCTGCGCGAGCTGCTCGATCCCGAGGTCGTCGCGCAGACCGAGGCCGAGCTCCAGCGCCTCGTCCCCGAGCGGCACGCCAAGGACCTCGAGGGCGTGGCCGATCTGCTGCGCCTGCTCGGACCGCTCTCGGTCGAGGAGGTCGCCGAGCGCACCCGTGAGGACGTGAGACTGCAGGCCGGCGGCTGGCTCAAGGAGCTGCGCGAGTCGCGGCGCGCCATCGAGGTGCAGGTCGGCGGGCAGGCGCGCTGGGCCGCGATCGAGGACGCCGGCCGGCTGCGCGAGGCGCTGGGCACCGCGCTGCCGCTCGGTGTCGCCGAGGCCCACCTCGCCACCGGTGCCGACCCGCTCGGCGAGCTCGTGGCGCGCTACGCCCGCACCCACGGCCCGTTCACCGGCGAGCACGTCTCGCAGCGCCTCGCACTCGGTCGGGCCGTCGTCCGCGACGCGCTGCAGCGCCTCAGCGAGTCCGGCCGGGTCACCCGCGGCGAGTTCCTGCCGGTCGCGTCCGGCGAGGCCGAGTGGGTCGACACCGAGGTGCTGCGACGACTGCGGAACCGCTCGCTGGCCGCGGCCCGCAAGCAGGTCGAGCCGGTCGACTCCGCCGCGTTCGCGCGCTTCCTGCCGGCCTGGCAGCACGTCGGCTCGCGCCTGCGCGGCGTCGACGGCGTCCTCACCGTGGTCGAGCAGCTGGCCGGCGCCGCGCTGCCCGCCAGCGCGTGGGAGTCGCTCGTGCTGCCCTCGCGCATCAGCGACTACTCGCCCGCCATGCTCGACGAGCTGACCACGGCGGGCGAGGTCACGTGGACCGGCGCCGGCACCCTGCCCGGCCGCGACGGCTGGATCCGGCTGCTGCCGGGCGACACCGCCGGGCCCGCCACCGCCGAGCTCGTCGAGGCCGGCTCCGACACCCCCGCCGGGCGCCTGCTCGAGGTCCTCGGCGACTCGGGCGCCTGGCTGTTCGGCGAGCTCGCCGACCGCGTGGAGGGCGAGCGCGAAGGTCTGGTCGAGGCGCTGTGGGAGCTGGTCTGGAGCGGCCAGGTCAGCAACGACACCTTCGCCCCGGTCCGCAGCCTCGTGGCGGGTGGCGGCTCACACCGCACGAAGCGCCAGGCTCCACGGGCGCGGATGGTGGGTGGGCGCATGCGCGCGCCCCGTGCCGTGGTGCCTCCGATCGCCTCGGGCCGCTGGTTCTCGGTCCCACTCGGCGGGCAGACCACGGCCGAGCACATCGCCCGGGCCGAGACCCTGCTGCACCGGTACGGGGTCGTCACGCGCGGCTCGGTGCAGGCCGAGCAGACCCCGGGTGGCTTCGCCGCCGCCTACCGCGTCCTGCGCGAGATGGAGCAGAACGGCACGGCCCTGCGCGGCTACTTCGTCGACTCGCTCGGGGCCGCCCAGTTCGCGGCGCCGGGCGTCGTCGACCGGCTGCGCTCGTTCGTGCGCGACGCCGACGAGCCCGCCGACTCCCCCGCGGTCACGCTCGCGGCCACCGATCCGGCGAACCCGTTCGGCGCGGCGCTGCCGTGGCCCGATCGCGGTGGCGACGGCCACCGCCCGGCGCGCAAGGCCGGCTCCCTCGTCGTCATCCACGACGGCCGGCCGGTCATCTACCTCGAGCGCGGCGGCAAGTCGGCGCTCACCTTCAGCGACGAGCCCGTCGCGCTGGCCGCCGCGGCCGAGTCCCTCGTGCAGACCGTGCGGCGGGGCCGCCTCGGTCGGGTCACGGTGCAGACCGCCGACGGCGAGCCGGTGGCGTCCACGCCGCTGGGCGAGGCGCTGGCCGCGGCCGGCTTCGAGGCCCACCTGAAGGGGCTGCGACTCGATGCCTGA
- a CDS encoding Fpg/Nei family DNA glycosylase: MPEGDTVWRACHHLHEAMAGHVLTSTEFRVPRYATTDLAGQVLREVVPRGKHLLMRTDDWTIHSHLKMEGSWHLYRPATLRRGGRGLRRPAHTVRAIVSTEEWSAVGFSLGVVEVLRREDEDTVVGHLGPDVLDPDFDRELALANLARQPDRPIFVALHDQRNLAGFGNEFVNEMLFLSAVDPRTPVADVDLGRVVDRGVKLIRLNRDRTERSFTGSLRPGELHWVFGRTDRPCHRCGTTIREIALGPPTQERRVYFCPNCQAPSPASGGPDL; encoded by the coding sequence ATGCCTGAGGGCGACACCGTCTGGCGTGCCTGTCACCACCTCCACGAGGCGATGGCCGGGCACGTGCTGACGTCCACGGAGTTCCGGGTGCCGCGCTACGCCACCACCGACCTCGCCGGCCAGGTCCTGCGCGAGGTCGTGCCGCGCGGCAAGCACCTGCTGATGCGCACCGACGACTGGACGATCCACTCGCACCTGAAGATGGAGGGCTCGTGGCACCTCTACCGCCCCGCCACCCTGCGCCGCGGCGGGCGCGGGCTGCGGCGTCCGGCTCACACGGTGCGCGCGATCGTCAGCACCGAGGAGTGGTCGGCGGTCGGCTTCAGCCTGGGCGTCGTCGAGGTGCTGCGACGCGAGGACGAGGACACCGTCGTCGGTCACCTCGGACCCGACGTCCTCGATCCCGACTTCGACCGCGAGCTGGCGCTGGCGAACCTCGCGCGCCAGCCCGACCGGCCGATCTTCGTGGCGCTGCACGACCAGCGGAACCTCGCCGGCTTCGGCAACGAGTTCGTCAACGAGATGCTGTTCCTGTCGGCCGTCGACCCCCGCACCCCGGTCGCCGACGTCGACCTCGGCCGCGTGGTCGACCGTGGCGTGAAGCTCATCCGCCTCAACCGCGACCGCACCGAGCGCTCGTTCACCGGCAGCCTGCGCCCCGGCGAGCTGCACTGGGTCTTCGGCCGCACCGACCGTCCGTGCCACCGCTGCGGCACGACCATCCGCGAGATCGCCCTCGGCCCTCCCACCCAGGAGCGCCGCGTCTACTTCTGCCCGAACTGTCAGGCCCCCTCCCCCGCCTCCGGCGGGCCAGATCTGTAG
- a CDS encoding NAD(P)/FAD-dependent oxidoreductase gives MDVIVIGGGISGVAVAYELAADREVLVLEAERSLAVHTTGRSAATWIGSYGPPVVRELTTASRDYLIDPPFDVDGPVASPMSCLWLGVNGRDAEVERLAAETQAQLIEGAEAERLCPVLRPGEIKVAAWDETALDLDVMGLHHAYARAFRARGGTIATSARVASALREGSEWVVTTTAGDVFRADVVVNASGAWGDVVGALFGAERLRLEPRRRTIFQSSTNASLDGVPFTAGIDDGFYFKAEGGAVLCSPQDASLHEPGDPKPDELEIARAIEAVNAVTTLGLRSVRTAWAGLRTFAPDGNPVARWDAKADGFFHYVGQAGYGIQMAPALAQLAAPLIRER, from the coding sequence ATGGACGTCATCGTCATCGGCGGCGGGATCTCCGGCGTCGCCGTCGCGTACGAGCTGGCCGCCGACCGTGAGGTCCTCGTGCTGGAGGCCGAGCGGTCGCTGGCCGTGCACACCACCGGCCGGTCGGCCGCGACCTGGATCGGCAGCTACGGCCCACCCGTGGTCCGCGAGCTGACCACCGCCTCCCGCGACTACCTGATCGACCCGCCGTTCGACGTCGACGGGCCCGTCGCGTCGCCGATGTCGTGCCTGTGGCTCGGGGTGAACGGGCGCGACGCCGAGGTCGAGCGGCTCGCGGCCGAGACGCAGGCGCAGCTGATCGAGGGCGCCGAGGCCGAGCGGCTGTGCCCCGTGCTGAGGCCGGGGGAGATCAAGGTCGCCGCGTGGGACGAGACGGCGCTGGACCTCGACGTCATGGGCCTGCACCACGCCTACGCCCGCGCGTTCCGGGCGCGCGGCGGCACGATCGCGACCTCGGCCCGGGTGGCCTCGGCGCTGCGCGAGGGCTCGGAGTGGGTGGTCACGACGACCGCTGGCGACGTGTTCCGTGCCGACGTGGTGGTGAACGCCTCGGGCGCCTGGGGCGACGTCGTGGGCGCGCTGTTCGGCGCCGAGCGGCTGCGGCTCGAGCCGCGGCGCCGCACGATCTTCCAGTCCTCGACGAACGCGTCTCTGGACGGCGTGCCGTTCACGGCGGGCATCGACGACGGCTTCTACTTCAAGGCCGAGGGCGGTGCGGTGCTGTGCTCGCCGCAGGACGCATCGCTGCACGAGCCGGGCGACCCCAAGCCGGACGAGCTCGAGATCGCGCGCGCCATCGAGGCCGTCAACGCGGTGACCACGCTCGGTCTGCGCAGCGTGCGCACGGCCTGGGCGGGGCTGCGCACGTTCGCTCCCGACGGCAACCCCGTGGCCCGCTGGGACGCCAAGGCTGACGGCTTCTTCCACTACGTCGGCCAGGCCGGCTACGGCATCCAGATGGCCCCGGCCCTGGCCCAGCTGGCCGCCCCGCTGATTCGCGAGCGCTGA
- a CDS encoding flavin-containing monooxygenase, with amino-acid sequence MTEHVDVLIVGAGLSGIGAAYRLQERAPGKTYAVLEQRDAIGGTWDLFRYPGVRSDSDMYTLSFPFEPWTHPKAIADGDDIRHYLETTAAKHGIADRIRFGRRVTTAEWSSDDATWTVTSTVKDGSTEVVTASFLYLCSGYYSYEEGYTPDFPGLEDFEGEVVHPQFWPEDLDHAGKKVVVIGSGATAVTLLPSMAKDAEKVTMLQRTPTYVLSQPGSDPVANAARKVLPAGLVHRVARLRYAVMTVGFYMFCRAFPRASRSILLGLTGRSMPGVDRDSLTPPYKPWDQRLCVVPGGDLYQAVRAGKAEIVTDRITELTPKGVALASGEHLDADIVVTATGLKLVALGQIDVSIDGTKVNPHELYTYKGQMFSGVPNLAWCVGYTNASWTLRADLTWKYVADYLNHLDAKGYAYGIPDPDADFGHDARLLDLSSGYIARADELLPKSGARTPWKVRQNWFLDSWDARRTDLDEDMVWVRRADLPATRSGVA; translated from the coding sequence ATGACCGAACACGTCGACGTCCTCATCGTCGGTGCCGGCCTCTCGGGCATCGGGGCCGCCTACCGCCTCCAGGAGCGAGCCCCGGGCAAGACCTACGCCGTGCTCGAGCAGCGCGACGCGATCGGCGGCACCTGGGACCTCTTCCGGTACCCGGGCGTCCGGTCCGACTCCGACATGTACACGCTGAGCTTCCCGTTCGAGCCGTGGACGCACCCCAAGGCGATCGCGGACGGCGACGACATCCGCCACTACCTCGAGACCACGGCCGCCAAGCACGGCATCGCCGACCGGATCCGGTTCGGGCGTCGCGTCACCACCGCCGAGTGGTCGAGCGACGACGCCACCTGGACGGTCACCAGCACGGTGAAGGACGGCTCCACCGAGGTCGTGACCGCCTCGTTCCTCTATCTCTGCAGCGGCTACTACTCCTACGAGGAGGGCTACACGCCCGACTTCCCGGGCCTCGAGGACTTCGAGGGCGAGGTCGTGCACCCGCAGTTCTGGCCCGAGGACCTCGACCATGCCGGCAAGAAGGTCGTCGTGATCGGCTCGGGCGCCACGGCCGTCACGCTGCTGCCGTCGATGGCCAAGGACGCCGAGAAGGTCACGATGCTGCAGCGCACGCCCACCTACGTCCTGAGCCAGCCCGGCAGCGACCCGGTCGCCAACGCGGCCCGCAAGGTGCTGCCCGCCGGCCTCGTCCACCGGGTCGCGCGACTGCGCTACGCCGTGATGACCGTGGGCTTCTACATGTTCTGCCGCGCGTTCCCGCGGGCGTCGCGGTCGATCCTGCTGGGACTCACCGGCAGGTCGATGCCCGGCGTCGACCGCGACAGCCTGACGCCGCCGTACAAGCCGTGGGACCAGCGGCTGTGCGTCGTGCCCGGCGGCGACCTCTACCAGGCGGTGCGCGCGGGCAAGGCCGAGATCGTCACCGACCGGATCACCGAGCTCACGCCGAAGGGCGTCGCGCTGGCGTCCGGCGAGCACCTCGACGCCGACATCGTCGTCACGGCGACGGGCCTCAAGCTGGTCGCGCTGGGCCAGATCGACGTCAGCATCGACGGCACCAAGGTGAACCCGCACGAGCTCTACACCTACAAGGGGCAGATGTTCAGCGGCGTGCCCAACCTGGCGTGGTGCGTCGGGTACACGAACGCGTCGTGGACACTGCGGGCCGACCTGACCTGGAAGTACGTGGCCGACTACCTGAACCATCTCGACGCGAAGGGCTACGCGTACGGCATCCCCGACCCGGACGCCGACTTCGGCCACGACGCGCGACTGCTCGACCTGTCCTCGGGCTACATCGCACGCGCCGACGAGCTGCTGCCGAAGTCGGGCGCCCGCACGCCGTGGAAGGTGCGGCAGAACTGGTTCCTCGACAGCTGGGACGCGCGGCGCACCGACCTCGACGAGGACATGGTGTGGGTGCGTCGCGCCGACCTTCCGGCGACGCGCTCCGGCGTGGCTTGA
- a CDS encoding vitamin K epoxide reductase family protein gives MTAVASDAPAPAPAEDSPRSDRGLGIFLVVTGAIALWSSLILTYDKISLLKGEAAGTAKELGCDLSAFVSCSSVVSSDQSEAFGFPNTFMGIVGFSVVVTLGVLLASGVVFPRWIWVGLGLGTLFGIGFVTWLQYQAIFEIGKLCPWCMVVWAMMIPMFVVVAGRVTGSRFLKNWAVLISALWIVAVVATIWFKFGETLWA, from the coding sequence ATGACCGCCGTTGCCTCCGACGCGCCTGCGCCGGCACCTGCCGAAGACTCCCCGCGCTCCGATCGCGGACTGGGGATCTTCCTCGTCGTGACCGGAGCCATCGCGCTGTGGTCGTCGCTGATCCTCACGTACGACAAGATCTCGCTGCTCAAGGGCGAGGCCGCGGGCACCGCGAAGGAACTCGGCTGCGACCTGTCGGCGTTCGTCAGCTGCAGCAGCGTCGTCAGCTCGGACCAGTCCGAGGCGTTCGGCTTCCCGAACACGTTCATGGGCATCGTCGGCTTCAGCGTCGTGGTGACGCTGGGCGTCCTGCTGGCCTCCGGCGTGGTGTTCCCGCGCTGGATCTGGGTCGGCCTCGGACTCGGCACGCTGTTCGGCATCGGCTTCGTCACCTGGCTGCAGTACCAGGCGATCTTCGAGATCGGGAAGCTCTGCCCCTGGTGCATGGTCGTCTGGGCGATGATGATCCCGATGTTCGTCGTGGTCGCCGGCCGCGTCACCGGCAGCCGCTTCCTCAAGAACTGGGCGGTTCTGATCTCGGCCCTGTGGATCGTCGCCGTCGTGGCCACGATCTGGTTCAAGTTCGGCGAGACCCTCTGGGCCTGA
- a CDS encoding DUF732 domain-containing protein translates to MRRYTSPVIAGTLLGGLLAASSVGTAHADASDAALATALDLPAGITVTQAGDPIAFGVETRAFNDFPRRGGNGQYAVMSTGRASDIFNMSVPGLQPSTNLAGDDTVSMTFDVSAQAAGTCLLVDVAMGTEERVHTYDPNTALSDVISLKKSGDTTEYAMHAGNWYIGQDADRDFERTKVTPVPMAVNSIKYWHGINQEFERQPDDQSAPLLPNVTPFNHFSSVETFEVPVTTGSSVTLSIADANNASLDSVAMVDRVRTAETCSNSTSAETGLTPLRPAVVVGHRGVQNVLTVDLNPDTPQIERYDATDNGWHPGGVELRFRWYRYWIESSNCNDGLLYHWIPIQDADRQSFAPTLDEKGRCLMAVVTGKKDGYRSETFPSPASAQWTPTLPIQDGVFTNNAVPTITKPRNDIQVNDTLSASTGSFSPRPDSFSYQWWADNQPISGETGETFRVTAAQAGKVIRVRVTARRLNFDPMTIESAPTVTVTNLDFTSTPTPRIEGSGVQGKPLTAVPGTWTPLTDKFEYEWYADGEKIPSQTRATFTPSSGLIGSDVHAVVKGIRAGYNPKSFATPTVRITGASFTGGKVAVTGTLRVGQRLTASATGWTPVSPATRRYTWLVGGRIAQEGTSTMYTVPASAVGKSIVVQVRGERTGYAPITISSPATRAVARGVLTTNMPRVFGSARYKGTLRASASWRPAPVTYRYQWYVGSKRISKATKSSYKIPKKYRGKKIRVRITAYKSGYTTVSRYSGFTKIAKK, encoded by the coding sequence ATGCGCAGGTACACCAGCCCGGTCATCGCGGGCACGCTGCTGGGCGGACTGCTCGCGGCGTCGTCGGTGGGCACCGCCCACGCTGACGCGTCCGACGCCGCCCTGGCGACCGCACTCGATCTGCCGGCCGGCATCACGGTCACGCAGGCGGGCGACCCGATCGCCTTCGGCGTCGAGACCCGCGCGTTCAACGACTTCCCGCGCCGCGGGGGCAACGGGCAGTACGCCGTCATGTCGACCGGTCGCGCGTCGGACATCTTCAACATGAGCGTGCCAGGGCTGCAGCCGTCGACGAACCTCGCGGGTGACGACACGGTGTCGATGACGTTCGACGTGTCGGCTCAGGCCGCGGGCACCTGCCTGCTGGTGGACGTGGCGATGGGCACCGAGGAGCGCGTGCACACCTACGACCCCAACACCGCGCTCTCCGACGTCATCTCGCTCAAGAAGTCCGGCGACACGACCGAGTACGCCATGCACGCCGGCAACTGGTACATCGGACAGGATGCCGACCGTGATTTCGAACGGACCAAGGTCACGCCCGTCCCCATGGCAGTGAACTCCATCAAGTACTGGCACGGCATCAACCAGGAGTTCGAACGACAGCCCGACGACCAGTCGGCTCCGCTGCTGCCGAACGTCACGCCCTTCAACCACTTCAGCTCGGTCGAGACGTTCGAGGTGCCGGTGACCACCGGTTCGTCGGTCACCCTCTCGATCGCCGACGCCAACAATGCCTCGCTCGACTCGGTTGCGATGGTCGATCGCGTGCGCACGGCAGAGACGTGCTCCAACTCGACGTCCGCAGAGACGGGCCTCACGCCCCTCCGCCCCGCGGTCGTCGTGGGCCACCGTGGTGTGCAGAACGTCCTGACCGTTGACCTCAACCCGGACACGCCGCAGATCGAGCGCTACGACGCCACTGACAACGGCTGGCATCCGGGAGGTGTCGAACTGCGATTCCGCTGGTACCGGTACTGGATCGAGTCCTCCAACTGCAACGACGGACTCCTCTACCACTGGATTCCCATCCAGGACGCTGATCGGCAGTCCTTCGCGCCCACGCTCGATGAGAAGGGGCGCTGCCTCATGGCAGTCGTGACGGGCAAGAAGGACGGCTACCGGTCGGAGACCTTCCCCAGCCCCGCATCGGCTCAGTGGACTCCCACGCTGCCGATCCAGGACGGCGTCTTCACGAACAACGCGGTGCCGACGATCACGAAGCCGCGCAACGACATCCAGGTCAACGACACCCTGAGCGCTTCGACCGGCAGCTTCTCGCCTCGACCGGACTCCTTCTCCTACCAGTGGTGGGCGGACAACCAGCCGATCTCGGGCGAGACCGGCGAGACGTTCCGGGTCACCGCGGCGCAGGCCGGCAAGGTCATTCGTGTCCGGGTCACGGCTCGCCGCCTCAACTTCGATCCGATGACGATCGAGAGCGCTCCCACGGTGACGGTCACGAACCTGGACTTCACGTCCACGCCTACGCCGCGGATCGAAGGGTCAGGAGTGCAAGGTAAGCCGCTCACCGCGGTGCCAGGCACGTGGACTCCGCTGACAGACAAGTTCGAGTACGAGTGGTACGCCGACGGGGAGAAGATCCCCAGTCAGACGCGCGCCACATTCACCCCGTCCTCCGGTTTGATCGGTTCCGACGTGCACGCCGTGGTCAAGGGCATCCGTGCCGGTTACAACCCCAAGTCGTTCGCCACCCCGACCGTCAGGATCACGGGCGCCTCGTTCACCGGGGGCAAGGTGGCGGTGACCGGCACGCTGCGCGTGGGTCAGCGCCTGACGGCCAGTGCGACGGGATGGACTCCGGTCTCGCCTGCGACGCGTCGCTACACGTGGCTCGTCGGCGGACGCATCGCGCAGGAGGGCACCTCGACGATGTACACCGTTCCTGCGAGCGCGGTGGGCAAGTCGATCGTCGTCCAGGTCCGGGGTGAGCGCACGGGGTACGCGCCGATCACGATCTCGAGCCCGGCGACCCGTGCGGTGGCCCGTGGCGTGCTGACGACGAACATGCCGCGTGTGTTCGGCTCGGCCCGCTACAAGGGCACGTTGCGAGCCTCGGCGTCGTGGCGTCCGGCTCCGGTCACGTACCGCTACCAGTGGTACGTGGGCTCGAAGCGGATCTCGAAGGCGACGAAGTCGAGCTACAAGATCCCGAAGAAGTACCGCGGCAAGAAGATCCGCGTGCGGATCACCGCGTACAAGTCGGGGTACACCACGGTGTCCCGGTACTCCGGATTCACGAAGATCGCCAAGAAGTAG